A stretch of Chionomys nivalis chromosome 2, mChiNiv1.1, whole genome shotgun sequence DNA encodes these proteins:
- the Rinl gene encoding ras and Rab interactor-like protein, with translation MRIAQPEDMVSATPTEGHRLAWPLTDGPGKSPLGVLSTPEPLLRLQRTQRVWQVPELDAQHAKAFLELWPLGSFLVIGHDPRQVLMLKTGPSSGDVNTYQIHKLSGGVSLESSNLCMPDCPHLLAFLSASRDVLPRTLLLPTPAVGPGDKDSDPLRLGCIQVSTSGRVLSVVNQLYLKTHGGWGAEQTPQQTEPETDQKYSLAPRKPTPHRVSWVEEPPKPEVHHAGPDVHHLEPEVSLPGADVHSPRPALDSVVEEKEEVSCKDEEEGREDLLTAHISALARARSSYVAKQYRYLRARLTSNSGNPYRPGDPATELLQDVRQLLTDLQNYLAKDPDVRAVFGNREPRVPGDKDLGPAVEVALCRAVLEPLKPALWTKLRTLRAQELRLLRRRQTALRAGAGPEGQSPVPALRSQIHARLAHLHAACAPRRKVALLLAVCNDVYAGLAGGENQEPLGADAFLPALTEELIWSPHIGETQLDVEFLMELLDPEELRGEAGYYLTTWFGALYHIAHYQPDAGRAPQDLSSEARASLRQWHRRRTLHQQAQPTAQAGLPFEEPWAIGDQ, from the exons ATGAGGATTGCCCAGCCAGAGGACATGGTGTCTGCAACCCCTACTGAGGGGCACAG gctggcttggccACTAACAGATGGACCTGGCAAGAGCCCACTAGGGGTCCTCAGTACCCCAGAGCCACTTCTTCGACTGCAGAGGACACAGAGGGTGTGGCAGGTCCCAGAGTTGGATGCTCAGCATGCCAAGGCTTTTCTGGAGCTGTGGCCACTGGGG AGTTTCCTGGTCATAGGACACGATCCTAGGCAGGTCCTGATGCTGAAGACAGGACCTTCATCAGGAGACGTCAACACCTATCAAATTCACAAGCTGTCTGGAG GTGTGTCCCTGGAGTCCTCCAACCTCTGCATGCCAGACTGTCCCCATCTCTTGGCCTTCCTGTCAGCCAGCAG GGATGTTTTGCCAAGGACACTGCTCTTGCCCACTCCAGCTGTAGGGCCTGGGGACAAGGACTCAG ATCCTCTGCGACTTGGCTGCATCCAGGTCAGCACCTCGGGGAGGGTGCTGTCTGTAGTGAACCAGCTCTACCTGAAGACGCATGGAGGCTGGGGCGCAGAGCAGACTCCACAGCAGACAGAGCCAGAGACTGACCAGAAATACAGTCTAG CCCCTAGGAAGCCCACCCCACATCGCGTCTCATGGGTGGAAGAGCCACCGAAACCGGAAGTGCATCATGCTGGACCAGACGTTCATCACCTGGAACCCGAAGTGTCCCTTCCTGGAGCAGATGTACACTCGCCCAGGCCTGCTCTAGACAGTGtggtggaagagaaggaggaagtgagctgtAAAGATGAAGAGGAAGGTCGCGAGGACCTGCTCACTGCCCACATCAGCGCTCTGGCCAGGGCCCGGAGCAGCTATGTAGCCAAGCAGTACCGATACCTTCGGGCACGCCTCACATCAAATTCTGGAAATCCTTACAGGCCTGGGGATCCGGCCACGGAGCTGCTTCAGGATGTGCGCCAGCTCCTCACTGATCTCCAGAATTACCTGGCAAAGGATCCCGACGTCAGAGCTGTCTTTGGGAACAGGGAACCTAGGGTCCCTGGGGACAAGGATCTTG GCCCCGCTGTGGAAGTAGCCCTGTGTCGGGCGGTTCTGGAGCCCCTGAAGCCGGCCCTGTGGACCAAACTCCGAACTCTCAGAGCCCAGGAACTGCGGCTACTGCGCCGGCGCCAAACAGCCTTGAGGGCAGGGGCGGGGCCCGAGGGACAGAGCCCTGTCCCAGCCTTGCGGAGCCAGATCCACGCGCGCCTCGCGCATCTGCACGCCGCATGCGCCCCGCGCCGCAAGGTGGCACTGCTGCTGGCGGTGTGCAATGACGTCTACGCGGGCCTGGCTGGTGGCGAGAATCAAG AGCCCCTAGGGGCCGACGCCTTTTTGCCAGCCCTGACCGAGGAGCTGATCTGGAGTCCACATATAGGGGAGACGCAGCTGGATGTGGAGTTTCTTATGGAGCTCTTGGATCCAGAGGAACTGCGGGGAGAAG cTGGCTATTATCTTACTACGTGGTTTGGGGCTCTCTATCACATTGCTCACTACCAGCCCGACGCTGGCCGTGCACCCCAGGATCTCAGTTCCGAGGCCCGAGCCTCCCTGCGCCAGTGGCACCGGAGGCGGACACTGCACCAGCAAGCCCAGCCCACAGCCCAG GCTGGCCTGCCCTTTGAGGAGCCATGGGCCATAGGGGACCAATGA